Proteins found in one Mesorhizobium sp. CAU 1732 genomic segment:
- a CDS encoding ATP-binding protein gives MSMTNTKIVGGRSAEFLNRIVSNQSDKRRAVNEALGRVLSAYLPTAYDDQLMEQIDWLLDSMLLELGEQPGVAAAEGMVRGGRALVVTGEAGAGKSRALAHAFASRSEFEGFGKPGEWCPLLSVVAPSPFTLGALGNEIARKLGYHGRREIQHSKVWPVVRELMAECGIRILHIDEAQHGDEIQSDSMTQEVENTFKRMMQEADWPIWLILSGLPELSRFCQADASMKRRVRVLPFEALTFDDHAGAVRQTMRDLVALCPSVGCAQLQSEEFAHRLLHAATYQFGIVVEYVQDAIAECLTVESGGELGLGHFADVYAIRTGMRNDDNLNPFLANDWTAVPVESALYEDVLDDTGKPTGARKPKGRNTKGMRK, from the coding sequence ATGAGCATGACGAACACCAAGATTGTGGGTGGAAGGTCCGCCGAGTTCCTCAATCGAATCGTGTCGAACCAGTCGGACAAGCGTCGCGCAGTGAACGAGGCTCTAGGCCGCGTGCTCTCGGCGTACCTGCCCACGGCCTATGACGACCAGCTCATGGAACAGATCGACTGGCTCCTGGACTCGATGCTGCTCGAGCTTGGCGAGCAGCCCGGAGTGGCCGCTGCGGAAGGCATGGTGCGCGGTGGCCGCGCGCTCGTCGTCACCGGAGAGGCTGGGGCGGGCAAGAGCCGAGCCCTCGCCCACGCATTCGCCAGCCGCTCTGAGTTCGAAGGCTTCGGCAAGCCCGGCGAGTGGTGCCCGCTGCTGTCCGTCGTAGCGCCCTCCCCGTTCACGCTGGGCGCTCTCGGCAACGAGATCGCCCGCAAGCTCGGCTACCACGGCCGCCGGGAGATTCAGCACAGCAAGGTGTGGCCTGTCGTGCGCGAGCTGATGGCGGAGTGCGGCATCCGCATCCTCCACATCGACGAGGCTCAGCATGGCGACGAGATTCAGAGCGACAGCATGACCCAAGAAGTGGAGAACACGTTCAAGCGGATGATGCAGGAAGCGGACTGGCCTATCTGGCTGATTCTCTCAGGCCTGCCTGAGCTGTCACGCTTCTGCCAGGCCGATGCTTCCATGAAACGGCGCGTCCGCGTCCTTCCTTTCGAGGCGCTGACGTTCGACGACCATGCAGGGGCAGTTCGGCAAACGATGAGGGATCTCGTAGCCCTCTGTCCGTCTGTCGGCTGCGCCCAGCTTCAGTCGGAAGAGTTCGCGCACCGTCTGCTCCATGCAGCGACTTACCAGTTCGGGATCGTCGTCGAATACGTGCAGGACGCGATCGCGGAATGCCTGACGGTGGAAAGCGGCGGAGAACTTGGCCTCGGCCATTTTGCGGATGTCTACGCCATTCGCACCGGAATGCGGAACGACGACAACCTCAATCCCTTCCTTGCCAATGACTGGACGGCCGTCCCGGTCGAATCGGCGCTTTACGAGGACGTTCTCGACGATACGGGGAAGCCCACGGGCGCACGCAAGCCGAAGGGGCGCAACACGAAGGGAATGAGAAAGTGA
- a CDS encoding DNA cytosine methyltransferase, whose protein sequence is MKVVDLFCGCGGFSHGMRKAGYSIVGAFDVKPEALAVHAANNPAVGPTPMPKWMAHRYRKRREFMHADLGNLLRWVPEISHLKPDVIVGGPPCQPFSPFGRRGGDNDEKSLLSLAFAIITTSVHPRFFVMENVPELQKTETFRKVTDLFRTSGYGLTERVVTTSDYGSPQKRNRLILAGCVGETDGWLNEYLDQTRHEHKPVIRDVLGEGFGPLFFRRGHYAGQRRSFFRTDEHCPTITSTTGRGTRAPYVLRPADIRVLRSVGEGIAVLGRGPDYVPQAGDTIPARNLPVGGQKELALLASFPANWKWQTEGGRAPTKADVMQMIGNAVPPTLSEALGESLRLYRIGKMEETPDVPDSIHPLFYEWLRDNKAFDETRIESLRRHGARARALVAPRALSTPEQELKAFDQIVKMRPLIASDPDQAAMRESLYLAYDWSLALEGRPPEDSFFDDHERESADEEYVNPPPRFSRLLCASARA, encoded by the coding sequence GTGAAAGTAGTCGATCTATTTTGCGGCTGTGGCGGGTTCAGCCATGGAATGAGAAAAGCGGGTTACAGCATCGTCGGCGCATTCGACGTCAAGCCCGAGGCGCTTGCAGTGCACGCGGCGAACAATCCCGCCGTGGGGCCGACACCTATGCCGAAATGGATGGCCCATCGCTATCGCAAGAGGCGCGAGTTCATGCACGCGGATCTTGGCAATCTGCTGCGGTGGGTGCCGGAGATCAGCCATCTGAAACCGGACGTGATCGTCGGCGGGCCGCCCTGTCAGCCGTTTTCGCCCTTTGGTAGACGCGGCGGCGACAACGATGAGAAGTCCCTGCTGAGCCTGGCTTTTGCGATCATCACGACCTCGGTCCATCCCCGATTTTTCGTCATGGAGAACGTTCCCGAGCTCCAGAAGACAGAAACTTTTCGCAAAGTAACGGACCTCTTCCGCACCTCCGGGTACGGCCTGACAGAGCGTGTGGTGACCACAAGCGACTACGGGTCCCCTCAGAAGCGGAACCGTCTGATCCTGGCGGGTTGTGTCGGAGAAACGGACGGATGGCTAAACGAATACCTGGACCAGACGCGGCATGAACATAAGCCTGTCATCCGAGACGTTCTGGGCGAAGGATTCGGGCCACTCTTTTTCCGGCGCGGCCATTATGCCGGGCAACGCAGGTCGTTTTTCAGGACTGACGAACACTGCCCGACCATTACGTCGACGACTGGCAGGGGGACGCGGGCGCCATATGTTCTGAGGCCGGCCGATATTCGCGTCCTTCGGTCGGTGGGCGAAGGAATCGCGGTTCTTGGGAGGGGCCCTGACTACGTCCCGCAAGCGGGCGATACGATCCCGGCGAGGAATCTTCCTGTCGGAGGTCAGAAAGAACTCGCTTTGCTCGCGAGCTTTCCAGCCAACTGGAAATGGCAGACTGAGGGAGGACGGGCGCCAACCAAAGCAGACGTCATGCAGATGATCGGGAATGCGGTTCCGCCCACTTTGTCCGAAGCACTCGGTGAGAGCTTGCGGCTATACCGCATCGGCAAGATGGAGGAGACGCCGGACGTCCCAGATTCGATCCATCCCCTGTTCTACGAGTGGCTACGGGACAACAAAGCCTTCGACGAGACCCGTATCGAATCCCTGCGCCGTCATGGTGCACGGGCACGGGCCTTGGTTGCTCCTCGCGCCCTTTCAACGCCGGAACAGGAACTCAAAGCCTTCGATCAGATCGTCAAGATGAGGCCCCTGATCGCCAGTGATCCTGATCAGGCGGCGATGCGCGAATCCTTGTATCTCGCTTATGATTGGTCGCTTGCTTTGGAGGGCCGACCTCCGGAGGATTCGTTCTTCGATGACCATGAGCGCGAGTCCGCGGACGAAGAGTACGTCAATCCTCCCCCACGGTTCTCGCGGCTCCTTTGCGCTTCTGCTCGGGCATAG
- a CDS encoding Mu transposase C-terminal domain-containing protein has protein sequence MTVFNGNTFRTSAPTTYGFEPGHVFAIKERFDEVLYKHISHDRHVLTASPLANPELRQVFSQDDLRELVGDGKLDPRIEQNRESRQKLLARSPDIKSARDLPDDDREELAFYWQLCRHVVQMYDDGNTSLTDKALKGAIGKVMATLVYGVEEEDVVGSVRGKERARLKQQGGAAERTIRARKVQMSRDAPSPSTLRSWIRVLEQHEWDILALRDHRKGRVGHRLPKITDPHSVALMAKWVQAYLDRSRPSAAILFKLMVGSMTLEKENAQRLVQGNPPLRGTDAPSFAAANLERTAQGLPPMPVPSKSTFERAIRKLDSFTVQAARRGPAYARRKHKVSGRIESVLFPGERVSIDCWRVQLRTLKLPHEFWEGMPEELVDKLGRVRLVLCAAVDEATKVVFGARLNWTANADTAIRTLEMVCRDKSEIAIAAGCRSTWHHACTPETVPTDSGSEFIDAGFRCAVRDIGSANEIGPASHPDARGMGERFFETLDLQLMQFFQGRTFSGVDDKGDYDAGAVANMVTETLGQALVRYIVDVHHNSPHAGLGGQTPNDAWVERAALYKVLPPPAPHVIRTVFGFSDNRRIQNRGVRFLGRYYRSSETAKLRKSIGQADVRMRADLEDLDMIWVSKNVPGAEWFAVPCEVDMKGVSAALWLEAMAALRRKHADVSKLREHVVHAALRDLRDAGRHSAAAAGIGPSAMSRTQLLKLEKELVEHFDYTVAGDRGRSFEGLEDDAIDALEADAGQEAGVTGQSEEAAREAGDEDDYDESQRPVARRRTRLGSDFLKKGD, from the coding sequence ATGACCGTCTTCAACGGCAATACTTTCCGCACTTCGGCTCCGACCACTTATGGATTCGAGCCTGGTCACGTCTTCGCAATCAAGGAAAGATTCGACGAGGTTCTTTACAAGCACATCAGCCATGACAGGCATGTGCTTACCGCCAGCCCGCTCGCGAACCCCGAACTCCGCCAGGTCTTCTCCCAAGACGACCTGCGCGAGCTCGTCGGGGATGGCAAGCTCGATCCCCGCATCGAACAGAACAGGGAGTCCCGCCAGAAGCTGCTTGCCCGCTCGCCGGACATCAAGTCGGCCCGCGACCTGCCGGACGATGACCGGGAAGAGCTGGCATTCTACTGGCAGCTCTGCCGTCACGTCGTTCAGATGTACGACGATGGCAACACCAGCCTCACGGACAAGGCGCTGAAAGGCGCTATCGGCAAGGTCATGGCCACACTCGTCTACGGCGTGGAAGAGGAAGACGTCGTCGGGAGCGTCAGAGGCAAAGAGCGTGCACGCCTCAAACAGCAGGGCGGCGCGGCCGAGCGGACGATCCGCGCCCGGAAGGTCCAAATGAGCAGGGACGCGCCATCTCCTTCGACCCTGCGCAGCTGGATTCGCGTACTCGAGCAGCATGAATGGGATATCCTGGCGCTTCGCGACCACCGCAAGGGCCGGGTCGGCCATCGTCTGCCGAAGATCACCGACCCGCATTCCGTCGCTTTGATGGCGAAATGGGTGCAGGCATACCTCGACCGCAGCCGCCCCTCTGCCGCGATCCTCTTCAAGCTGATGGTGGGTTCGATGACGCTTGAGAAGGAGAATGCGCAAAGGCTGGTCCAGGGCAATCCTCCCCTCCGCGGCACCGACGCTCCTTCCTTCGCGGCCGCGAACCTGGAGCGGACTGCACAGGGTCTTCCTCCTATGCCGGTACCCTCGAAGAGCACCTTCGAGCGCGCAATCCGCAAGCTCGATAGCTTTACGGTCCAGGCAGCGCGCCGCGGCCCTGCATACGCCCGTAGAAAGCACAAGGTGAGCGGTAGGATTGAATCCGTCCTATTCCCGGGCGAACGTGTTTCGATCGATTGTTGGCGGGTCCAGCTCAGGACGCTGAAGCTTCCGCATGAGTTCTGGGAAGGCATGCCGGAGGAACTCGTTGACAAGCTCGGCAGGGTACGCCTCGTCTTGTGTGCTGCGGTCGATGAGGCAACGAAGGTCGTGTTCGGCGCAAGGCTGAACTGGACCGCGAACGCAGACACCGCGATCCGTACCTTGGAAATGGTGTGCCGGGACAAAAGCGAGATCGCCATCGCGGCAGGCTGCCGCTCCACCTGGCACCACGCCTGCACGCCTGAAACGGTGCCGACGGACTCTGGGTCAGAGTTCATCGACGCGGGGTTTCGTTGCGCCGTCCGCGACATCGGCTCCGCCAACGAAATCGGCCCCGCCTCGCACCCGGACGCCCGGGGCATGGGCGAGCGGTTTTTCGAGACGCTCGACCTCCAGTTGATGCAGTTCTTCCAAGGCCGGACGTTCTCGGGCGTTGACGACAAGGGCGACTACGACGCCGGTGCCGTCGCGAACATGGTGACGGAGACACTCGGTCAGGCGCTGGTGCGCTACATCGTGGACGTCCACCACAACTCGCCGCACGCAGGCTTGGGTGGCCAGACCCCGAATGACGCATGGGTAGAGCGCGCCGCACTTTACAAGGTGCTTCCCCCGCCTGCGCCACACGTGATCAGGACCGTATTCGGCTTCTCCGACAACAGGCGTATTCAGAACCGGGGCGTGCGTTTCCTCGGACGCTACTACCGTTCCTCCGAGACGGCCAAGCTTCGCAAGTCAATTGGACAGGCAGATGTCCGCATGAGGGCCGATCTCGAGGACCTGGACATGATCTGGGTGTCGAAGAACGTGCCCGGCGCGGAGTGGTTCGCAGTGCCCTGTGAGGTCGACATGAAGGGAGTTTCAGCTGCTCTCTGGCTCGAAGCGATGGCCGCTCTTAGGCGCAAGCATGCCGACGTATCGAAACTGCGGGAACATGTTGTCCACGCCGCTCTACGCGACCTCCGGGACGCGGGCAGGCACTCCGCAGCGGCTGCTGGCATCGGCCCATCGGCGATGTCCCGCACGCAGCTTTTGAAGCTGGAGAAGGAGTTGGTGGAACACTTCGATTACACGGTCGCGGGCGATCGCGGGCGGTCGTTCGAAGGACTGGAAGACGACGCGATTGACGCGCTGGAAGCTGACGCCGGCCAGGAAGCCGGCGTGACCGGACAGTCGGAGGAGGCTGCTCGGGAAGCTGGTGACGAGGATGACTACGACGAGTCGCAGCGTCCCGTGGCGCGGCGCCGTACCCGTCTCGGCTCCGATTTTCTCAAGAAGGGGGACTGA
- a CDS encoding HEPN domain-containing protein, whose translation MTAYTDFQNSIAAANSLIAMYKELRRARGLGQRGSLTAENEDLLWLPRSAIVTSLSALDAYVHAVLYERIPHVLQTNPMPNSLAEAMVNIVPIRNAQNFRDAMPVIAVTNLHQELANRLRDNSLTFLSYQAPEKINAGYDMIGHTGIFDSVSALWPGPNSTADDLKRSLAGYVKRRNQIAHEGDREASGAVRHIQPQYASKIAAFVENLVFRLNRVVYPNEIIAQPDAA comes from the coding sequence GTGACGGCCTATACGGACTTTCAAAACTCAATTGCGGCCGCGAATAGCCTCATCGCTATGTACAAAGAGCTTCGCCGTGCACGCGGACTAGGCCAGAGAGGCAGCCTTACGGCGGAAAATGAAGATCTGTTGTGGCTACCGCGATCTGCAATCGTCACGAGCCTCTCGGCCTTGGACGCATATGTGCATGCCGTCTTGTACGAGCGGATACCTCACGTCTTGCAGACGAACCCGATGCCGAACTCATTGGCTGAGGCGATGGTCAACATCGTGCCGATACGGAACGCCCAGAATTTTCGGGACGCAATGCCCGTGATTGCGGTGACGAATCTACATCAGGAACTAGCCAATCGACTGCGGGACAACTCGCTGACATTCCTCTCGTACCAGGCCCCTGAGAAGATCAACGCCGGCTATGACATGATAGGGCACACCGGGATATTTGACTCGGTATCTGCCCTATGGCCCGGTCCAAACAGCACCGCCGATGACCTGAAGCGAAGTCTCGCCGGCTATGTGAAGCGCCGCAATCAGATCGCTCATGAAGGCGATCGTGAGGCCAGTGGTGCGGTTAGGCACATCCAGCCGCAGTATGCGTCCAAGATCGCGGCCTTCGTGGAGAACCTGGTGTTTCGGCTCAATCGCGTTGTTTATCCGAACGAAATTATTGCTCAGCCGGATGCTGCCTAG
- a CDS encoding class I SAM-dependent DNA methyltransferase: protein MSMGATGLAPMTPTAFIKKWRKSNLGERQTAQEHFLDICSLVGHPTPIHEDPNGEFFAFEKGANKLGGGKGFADVWKKGHFAWEYKRKNGNLDEALLQLMRYAPALSSPPLHIVCDIEHLRIHTAWTNTVPSTYEITLNDLAQPSAREMLYNVFFNPEKLRPTRTRAAVTKEAADKFSTIALRLRGRGTPDEIAHFVNQLVFCFFAQSVNLLPDGLFTKLLRRSARAPDRTIGYLNKLFEAMERGGEFDLTDIAWFNGGLFDGRRALQLDDGDIGLLVAADSLDWGLIDPTIFGTLFERFLDPEKRSQIGAHYTDPEKIMRLVDPVVLRPLRQEWEQARQEIVELLTGNRKPPMRRQRSRRMTREEAAGEVRSRFTERLRKLRILDPACGSGNFLYLALQGVKDIEHRANLDCEMLGLPAQLPLVGPEILRGIEVNTMAAELARTTIWIGDIQWQIKNGIRSKSIPILRKLDAIERRDALVRQAEDTDADRDAQGDLLAALRPTAGNAEAEWPEVDFIVGNPPFLGVRLMRQALGDAAVERLFEVYHGRVSREADLVCYWVEKSRAAVAAHRTRRVGLVTTNSIRGGANRKVLDRIVAESRLFEAWSDEPWVVDGAAVRVSLICFGQGDDELRLDGKSVAQINSDLTAGATDLTKARRLAENQNVAFMGDTKGGAFDVPGSLARAWLSMPMNPNGRPNSDVLRPWRNGMDITRRGRDMWIVDFGWEMSEQEAALYEAPFQHIREHVFPERSQNRRDAYRERWWRHVEPRPAFHASLHGHSRYAATPRVAKHRTFIWLDRSIVPDSRIFAFSRSDDVFFGILHSRFHEAWSLGTCSWHGVGNDPTYNSAGVFETFPLPEGLTPDIPAVRYERDSRAIAISSAAKRLDDLRNAWLNPSDLVQIQPEVVPGYPDRMIAKDAASDAILRDRTLTTLYNRRPQWLVDAHSDLDAAVAAAYGWPEDISDDEALAKLLELNLAREAFEARARTGAKIRKPRRPTPEEARRAPQMKLPIAGNRKSGVDPQQLITDDRENRPTAADRPQRVKRRVS from the coding sequence ATGAGTATGGGTGCCACAGGGCTCGCGCCCATGACGCCGACTGCTTTTATCAAGAAATGGCGGAAGTCGAATCTTGGAGAGCGGCAGACGGCTCAAGAACACTTCCTCGATATCTGCTCGCTGGTTGGCCACCCAACTCCAATCCATGAGGATCCGAACGGCGAATTTTTCGCGTTCGAGAAAGGCGCCAACAAGCTCGGAGGGGGCAAAGGCTTCGCCGACGTGTGGAAGAAGGGTCACTTCGCTTGGGAATACAAGCGTAAGAACGGCAACCTCGATGAGGCGCTCCTGCAGTTGATGCGTTATGCACCGGCGCTATCGAGCCCGCCCCTCCACATCGTGTGCGACATCGAACATCTTCGCATCCATACCGCTTGGACCAACACCGTCCCGTCCACCTATGAGATCACTCTGAACGACCTCGCGCAGCCTTCAGCACGCGAGATGCTGTACAACGTCTTCTTCAACCCGGAGAAGCTCAGGCCGACCAGAACTCGCGCCGCGGTCACAAAGGAGGCGGCAGACAAGTTTTCCACGATCGCCCTTAGACTTCGGGGGCGCGGCACTCCGGATGAGATCGCTCATTTCGTGAATCAGCTCGTGTTCTGCTTCTTTGCCCAGAGTGTGAACCTCCTGCCGGATGGGCTGTTCACCAAGCTCCTGAGGCGATCCGCCCGCGCACCAGACCGGACCATAGGCTACCTCAACAAGCTTTTCGAAGCGATGGAGCGCGGCGGCGAGTTCGATCTGACCGACATCGCATGGTTCAACGGCGGCCTGTTTGATGGCCGCCGAGCGCTTCAGCTCGATGACGGCGACATCGGTCTGCTTGTCGCCGCAGACAGCCTGGACTGGGGCCTCATCGATCCGACGATCTTCGGAACTCTGTTCGAGCGGTTCCTGGACCCGGAGAAACGCTCGCAGATTGGCGCGCACTACACCGACCCAGAAAAGATCATGCGTCTTGTCGACCCGGTCGTCCTAAGGCCGCTTCGACAGGAATGGGAACAAGCAAGGCAGGAGATCGTCGAACTTCTGACTGGCAATCGCAAGCCGCCAATGCGCAGGCAGCGATCCCGCCGGATGACACGGGAGGAAGCCGCCGGGGAAGTACGGTCCCGGTTCACAGAGCGGTTGCGAAAACTCCGCATCCTGGATCCGGCATGCGGGTCGGGGAACTTCCTGTACCTCGCTCTACAGGGCGTGAAGGATATCGAACACCGCGCCAACCTAGACTGCGAGATGCTCGGTTTGCCCGCTCAGCTTCCGCTCGTAGGGCCGGAAATCCTGCGTGGGATCGAAGTCAACACCATGGCGGCCGAGCTCGCGCGCACAACAATCTGGATTGGCGACATTCAGTGGCAGATCAAGAACGGAATCCGCTCGAAATCAATTCCGATCCTGCGCAAGCTGGATGCGATCGAGAGACGCGACGCCTTGGTAAGGCAGGCAGAAGACACTGATGCAGATCGTGATGCGCAAGGAGATCTTCTGGCCGCTCTAAGGCCAACCGCGGGAAACGCTGAAGCAGAATGGCCTGAAGTAGACTTCATTGTTGGGAATCCACCGTTTCTTGGCGTGCGTTTGATGCGACAAGCGTTGGGTGATGCGGCGGTTGAACGCCTTTTCGAGGTGTACCACGGGCGAGTTTCTCGCGAGGCTGATCTCGTCTGCTATTGGGTGGAGAAATCCCGCGCCGCGGTGGCAGCACATCGAACGCGCAGAGTGGGTCTGGTCACGACAAATTCCATACGTGGAGGCGCGAACCGAAAGGTTTTGGATAGGATCGTCGCTGAGAGCCGACTATTCGAAGCTTGGAGCGATGAACCGTGGGTCGTGGATGGAGCAGCCGTGCGAGTGTCGCTCATCTGCTTTGGCCAAGGTGATGACGAGCTGCGGCTCGATGGCAAGTCGGTTGCTCAGATAAATTCCGACCTTACCGCCGGCGCGACCGATCTTACCAAGGCGCGGCGTCTCGCTGAGAATCAGAACGTGGCATTCATGGGAGACACGAAAGGCGGCGCGTTCGATGTCCCAGGCAGCTTGGCGCGTGCCTGGCTCTCCATGCCGATGAACCCTAACGGCAGGCCGAACTCAGACGTTCTCCGTCCATGGCGCAATGGAATGGATATCACTCGCCGCGGCCGCGACATGTGGATCGTGGACTTCGGCTGGGAGATGTCCGAGCAGGAGGCCGCACTTTACGAGGCGCCGTTCCAACACATCAGAGAGCATGTGTTTCCGGAGCGGTCACAGAACAGGCGTGATGCATACCGCGAGCGCTGGTGGCGGCACGTCGAGCCCAGGCCAGCTTTCCATGCTTCCTTGCACGGTCATTCGCGCTACGCGGCAACACCTCGCGTCGCAAAGCATCGTACATTCATATGGCTTGATCGATCAATTGTGCCCGACTCTCGTATCTTTGCCTTTTCTCGGTCGGACGATGTCTTTTTCGGGATTCTACACTCTCGATTTCACGAGGCATGGAGCTTGGGAACCTGTTCGTGGCACGGCGTCGGCAATGATCCGACCTACAATAGTGCGGGGGTATTCGAGACCTTCCCGCTCCCCGAGGGGCTCACACCGGACATCCCTGCGGTTCGATACGAAAGGGACTCTCGCGCTATCGCGATATCAAGCGCGGCCAAGAGACTTGACGACCTGCGAAATGCCTGGCTCAACCCCAGCGACCTTGTTCAGATCCAGCCCGAGGTCGTACCCGGCTATCCCGATCGAATGATCGCGAAGGACGCAGCGTCCGATGCAATCCTGCGTGACCGCACCCTGACCACTCTTTACAATCGGCGTCCGCAGTGGCTGGTCGACGCCCACTCGGATTTGGACGCAGCCGTTGCCGCAGCCTACGGATGGCCTGAGGATATCTCTGATGATGAGGCGTTGGCCAAGCTCCTGGAACTTAATCTGGCGCGCGAGGCGTTCGAGGCGCGCGCCAGGACAGGGGCGAAGATCAGAAAGCCACGCCGCCCTACACCGGAGGAAGCTCGACGTGCTCCGCAGATGAAGTTGCCCATTGCAGGTAACCGCAAGTCAGGAGTCGATCCACAGCAGTTGATCACCGACGATCGCGAAAACCGGCCGACGGCAGCAGACCGTCCACAAAGGGTCAAACGCCGAGTTTCCTGA